In Oceaniferula marina, the following proteins share a genomic window:
- a CDS encoding SDR family NAD(P)-dependent oxidoreductase, whose protein sequence is MSLEINLAGKRALVTGASDGLGKAIAITLAKAGCDVVGTGRVAPDHERALELLQHLEAQGHRSHYLEGDLSLKQTPAQHVADAVERLGGLDIVISNAGLNIFKGVESCSEEDWEYNIQLNLSSHWRLGQAALPELRKNKGVFQVMNSNHAYSTIAGCFPYQTSKTALLGLVQSCAIEWGPDVRVVGIAPGFIDTPGNQSWFDQFPNPEEEKRQTEQRHLTRSIGKAEDVGALCCYLASPYARFITGNTILMDGGRSAMMQDGHPFHS, encoded by the coding sequence ATGTCTCTAGAAATCAATCTCGCCGGGAAACGAGCACTCGTCACCGGAGCCAGCGACGGCCTGGGAAAAGCCATCGCCATCACACTAGCAAAAGCTGGATGCGATGTTGTCGGCACCGGACGCGTTGCCCCGGACCATGAACGCGCACTGGAATTGCTGCAACACCTCGAAGCTCAGGGCCATCGGAGCCACTACCTCGAAGGTGATCTCAGCCTCAAACAAACACCCGCCCAGCATGTCGCCGATGCCGTCGAACGGCTTGGTGGCCTGGATATTGTGATCTCCAACGCCGGGCTCAACATCTTCAAGGGAGTCGAATCCTGCAGTGAAGAAGACTGGGAATACAACATTCAACTTAACCTGAGCTCGCACTGGAGGTTGGGGCAGGCCGCCCTCCCTGAGCTCCGAAAAAACAAGGGAGTGTTTCAGGTCATGAACTCGAACCATGCCTACTCCACCATTGCCGGGTGTTTTCCGTATCAAACCAGCAAGACTGCATTGTTAGGTCTCGTCCAAAGCTGTGCCATCGAATGGGGGCCAGATGTCCGGGTTGTCGGCATTGCCCCTGGGTTTATTGATACTCCGGGCAACCAATCCTGGTTTGACCAGTTTCCAAACCCAGAAGAGGAAAAAAGGCAAACGGAGCAGAGACATCTCACGCGATCCATCGGAAAGGCAGAAGATGTTGGTGCACTCTGCTGCTACCTCGCTTCCCCGTATGCCCGGTTTATTACCGGCAATACCATTCTGATGGATGGGGGACGTTCCGCAATGATGCAGGACGGGCATCCATTCCATTCATAA